The window CGGCAGCCATCACGCCGCCGGGCGCGGGAATCTCGCTGCGGATGCCGCGCGGGAAATAACCCTCTTCCGCGGCGGGCAGGAGTTTTTCGCCCTTCGCGATCTTTTCGGCGTACTTCGCCATCAGCGTAAGATCGTCCTTCATAAAGGTCGCCTTGCGGCCTCCCTTAAAGATGACGCATGAGCTCTTATATTCTTCGACACCGGGGTTTTCCTCGTTCATCGAGGTGATGACGGGAACGCCGTAGCGCTCGGCGACGGCTTTGCAGACCAGACCGCAGCCTACCCCGTAGCGCCCCGCCATGAACGCGGGACCGGCAAAGAAGATATCAAACTGCTTTGTGTCAAGCCAGGCGAATATCTCCGCGAGAGCTTCGTCAGTGTGGTTGGTGATATAGTTGTCGCCGCAGACAATGGTATTGGTGACTTCGATGTCCGGCATCAGCCCGTCGAGCATCAGCGAACAGCCGATCGGCTTTTCATTGAAGAGCGGCTTGCTGTCCGCCGCGTCCTCGCCGCCGACCTGGCCAAAGAACTGGTTTATATAATGTATGGCTTTCATCTATTTCGCCCCCTTAGAAATCGGCGCAGCTTCTGCGCGAATAGCCGCTGATGTGGTTTGCGCAGAACATGCCGTTATTTTCCATCACGCAGCTGCCGTCAGGATTGATGCAGCCTTCCCAGCCGCCGGAGTTTCCGTCGCGGGCGAGCGCCTCAAGTTCGCCTATGACCTCCATCGCCGGCATCTCGTAGAACTGCGAGACGTTGCCGGTGGTCACAAGGGCGTCTGTAGCGGGGTTCATGGAAACGAGAGGCTGTGAAGCGCCGTCTCTGCCCGTCGCCTCGTCCGAGAGACCGATCGTCTTGATACCGAGCCGCTCAAGTTCGACAAGCATCGCCGTGTAGTCGACGTCGGGGTTGCCGTATCCCTCTTCGGCGACGACGGCGCCCTTCGCGCCGAGCGCCACCGCGATCTGTCCCGCGATCTGCACGCAGCGCGCCTTCTCCTCCATCTTAGGATTGAGGGTCGAGAGGATCACGCCAAGGAAGTTGATCGTCTTTCCGTGCTGGGCATAGAGACGTTTGATCATCGGGTTGGTCGAGAATTCATAGGTGGAAATTTTTGAGGAGCTGGGCATAAAGCTGCCGGATACAAGGCATCCGTCAAGGAATTCGTTGGGGTGCATAAAGGTCGGGAGCATACGGTTGCCGTCCCAGCCATATACTAAAGTGTTATAGCCCAGCGCTTCCATCTGAGTCTGCGGCTGCAGCACATAAACTACGCCGGGAAGGGCCTTAGTTTTTTCGTCGCGCTCATTAAGGGCCGGCAGATCGTAGACGTCGACCTCTTCGGGCTCCATATCGCGCACGCATTCCGCGATATGCTCCGCGAGGCGCAGTCCGGCCCAGCGGATCGCGTGGTTTTTCTTCTGCTGTTCCCTCTGCTCGTCAAGTTCGCTGGTATCGGCTATAAGGACGAGGTTCGGCATATCTCCCCATATAGTGTAATGCTGATAAGGGCCGCCCATATCGATGAGCCCGTCCTGAAAACCGCCCCAGTGCTTTCCTACGGAAAGAAGCGATACTCCGTCAAGTACGTGAGTCCGGCCCATGCCGGCCTGGCCGAGCGGGCTCGTCACACCGGGATACGCGCCCTCTCCGCCGTCTACCTTGCATCTGAATTCCACCGAGTCCTTAACCGGGCAAAGTCTCACCATATCGCCGGGATGTACGATCTTAAGGTCGGCCTCGGTAATATATTTGTCCTCGCATACGACCTTAAGTGCATCTTCCTTATTGACGGAGAGGATGCCACCGCAATAGGCCGTCTTGTCGCCAAAGACGATATCTCTGACTTTAAACTTGCCAATTTCCAGTCTCATGTTCTTCCTCCTTCTATATATTTATTGGATCTGTTACTATTGAATCTGTTACGTGCCGCTCTTTATGTGAAAAGATACACTAAAATGTCCTTCAACCTCAATAAGGGAAAACGCCAAAAGCTCGTCATGTTTTACATTACACACGACCTCACTACAGTGACATTTCACGCCATTTTATGGAGGAACTCACGCGGGATAAATCTTCCTGCAGTCTAATAAAAAGAAGATCCGCAGCAAAGGCGCCAGCTGCGTAAATTCCCAGCATTGCCTCCGTCACGGCGTCCACGACGGAGCATTAGTAAAAAACGTTAACAGTCTTTCACTGTTTCCCTCATAGATTATAGGTACTATATTCAGATAACCTATATTTATACATATTAGATATCTGCCAGCATAGCTTACAGATATTTATATGTACACGGCGGTTATTCTCATTAACATACCGGAATGCGTAAATCCGGAGATTATTTTTAAGGAGGAAGTTCTTCATGTCTGGTACCAAAAAGAGTCTAATGGAACGCTTTATCAGCGGAGTCGAACGAATCGGCAACAAGCTCCCACATCCATTTTGGATATTCACGTTTTTGATCGTATTCGTCGTCGGGCTCTCCGCAGTCCTCGCGTCGGCCAATTTTTCAGTGACCTATCTCGCGGCGTCCAAAGATCCCACCGTCGCGCCTGCGATGAAGACGGTAGCTGTAAAAAGCCTTCTGAGCTTAGAGATCCTCAACAAGTATTTCGGTAACTTCGCGGGAGTATACGGCGGCTTCTATCCCATCGGCATCGTGCTGATAATGATGATGGCGATCGGACTCGCGGAAAAATCGGGCTTCATCACCGCCGCGATGAGAAAGATGATCCTGGGCGCTCCCGTGCAGTGGATCATCGCTATTGTGGCCTTCGTCGGCATAAACGCCAACCTGGCCTCGGACGCCGGCGTTGTATTCACTCCGCTGGTAGCGGCGGCAATGTTGAAATCGATCGGTATGAACCCCTGGATCGGCATCATCGCCGGTTATGCGGCGGCCAACGGCGGCTATACGGCCAACTTCTTCATCGCCGGTACCGACGCGCTGCTGGCCGGGATCACGGAGTCGATCTGCACAGGCAACAATATCAGCTACCCCATCTCCCCGCTGATGAACTGGTACTTCCTCATCGCCGGCACGGTGGTGCTGACGATATGCACGGTCATCGTCTGCAAATACTTCCTCATCCCCTATCTCCACGGCGGCAAGATTGATGAGATCGACGCCTCCGAGCTTGCGAAACACCAGCTCAGCGCCGATGAGACTAAAGGACTGCGCGTGGCGGGGATAGCGGCGCTCATTTTCGTCGTCGCCCTGGTAGCGATGGCCCTGCCCTCAAGCTCCTTCCTCCGCAACGCCGACGGCGGATTTGTGCCGCGCTCGCCGCTGCTCAACAACGTTGTGGCGCTGCTGTTCCTCTTCTTCTGCACGATAGGCGTCTCGTACGGCTACGCGGCGAAGACGATCAAGTCGATAAACGACATTCCCGGCATGATGCAGGACTCTCTCAAGGGCATCCTCAGCTTCCTCGTCGTCGCGCTTCCCGCCGCCTTCTTCATCGAGCTCTTCAATGAAAGCCAGCTGCCGACGGTGCTCGCGGTCAAGGGCGCGGAGATCCTCAGGGCGGCCGACATCTCCGGTATTCCGCTCTTCCTGCTCTTCATCCTGATATGCACCTGCGTGAACATCTTCATCACCTCGGGCGTCGCCAAGTGGCTGATCCTCGGACCGGTATTCGTCCCGATGCTCGCGATGGTCAATATCTCCCCCGCGATGACGCAGCTCATCTACAGAATAGGCGATACCTGCACAAACATAATCTCCCCCATCGACTACTACGTTCCGGTAATCCTCGGAATGCTTGAGGCTTACCGCACAAACGACAATCAGAAGGTCGGCGTCGGCACGCTGATCTCCCTCTCCATCCCCTTCAGCATCGCCTACATGATCGGGTTCATTGCGCTTCTCGTTTTTTGGTATATATTCAATCTGCCGCTTGGCCCCGGAGCGAGCATATATATGTAAGCTAAACAGCCGGCAGGCGTCCTGGAGGAGCCTCTCCCCCGGGACGCGGGCAGATAGTACTGCATAGGAGATGAGAAAAATGAAAGATACGGAAAAAAGGCTGATCGAGCTGCGCAGGGATTTTCATAAACATGCAGAATCAATGTGGAAGGAATACCGCACGGCCTCCATCGTCGCCAGACATCTGATGACACTTGGCATCCCCGTCGTTATGGGCGACGACCTCTCAGTAAAGGGGATGCAGTTCCAGTATCCCCCGGAGGAAAAGATCGCGGAAGAGAAGAGGCGCGCCATATCGCAGGGCGCGGAGCCGGAGCTCGTGGAAAAGATGTGCGGTCTGCCCGGCGTGATGGGGATCATCGATACCGGAAAAGAGGGGCCGGTGACCGCCTTCCGCTTTGACATTGACGCGCTCCCCTTTTCGGAGACTGACGCGCCGGAACATAGGCCCGTAAAGGAGAACTATGTTTCCGTCAACGGCGGTTCGTGCCACGCCTGCGGACACGACGGACATACCGCTATCGGAATGATCGTCGCCGAGGAGCTTATGAAGAGAAAAGATAGCCTGCGCGGCAGGATAAAGCTGATCTTCCAGCCCGCGGAGGAGGGCGGCGGCGGCGCGCGCGGCATCGTGGAGCGCGGCTGCCTAGACGATGTGGATTACTTCTTCGCCGGACACCTCGGCCTCACCAGGCTGGACGGAAAGCCTCTGCCCTCGCACGGCATCATCGGCGGCACGAAGGATTTCCTCGACAGCCGCAGGTACAACATCATTTACAAGGGCAAAGCCGCGCACCCCTGCGGCAACCCCAACGACGGCAAAAACGCCCTGCTAGCCTCCTGCGTCGCGGCGCTGGGGATACACACGATCCCGCCGCACTGCCAGGGCGAGTTCCACCAGAACGTCGGCGTCATGCACGCGGGCAGTTCGCGCAACACGATAGCCGCCGACTCCTATATGGAGGTCGAGGTCCGAGGAGAGAACGACATCGTCGCCGAATACGGCGAAAAAAAGATGCTCTCCGTCGTGAAGGGCGCGGCGGAGGCCTATGAGGTCGAGTGCGACGTCGTCCTCATCGGAAAATCCTCCTCCGGGGCCTCCGACGACAAAGCGATAGAGATCGTCATGCGGTGCGCGAGAACGATCCCCTGGTTCACGGAGTTCCACGACGTCGGCAGCGTCGGCGGCAGCGACGACGCCTCGGAAATGCTGCGCCGCGTGCAGAAAAACGGCGGCGTCGGCAGCTACATCGGCCTCGGCGCGGACTTTACGGCAAGCTTCCACGATAAGGCCTTCGATTTTGACGAAGGCGTGCTCGCCCCCTCAGTCGAGCTCTTCGTGAAGATGGTGGAAGATATCCACTCCTAAAACGCTGATTCCCACAAACACCCTTCAATACCCAAGAGCCGTGCCCTCGCCGATGTTATATAATAAGTGGCGAAGACACGGCTTCTTAATATTTTGAGGAGGGTACAGACAATGGCGGAACGTCCCGAAATCAATATACCACGGCTGATGGCAGCCTATTATACAGAACACCCGGACATGGCCGACAAGGGGCAGAGGGTCTCCTTCGGAACATCCGGCCACCGCGGCTCGTCGCAGAAGGACAGCTTCAACGACGACCATATTGCGGCTATCGCGCAGGCGATCTGCGAATACCGGCAGGAGAAGGGGATAACCGGCCCTCTCTTCATGGGAATGGATACCCACGCGCTCTCTGAGGCGGCGCTGCGTACGGCGGCGGAGGTCTTCGCGGCAAACGGCGCCGAACTGCGCATGCAGGAAAATTTCACCTATACGCCCACCCCCGTCATCTCCCACGCGATACTCAACTGGAACCGGCAGCAGGGAGCGCCGGCCGCGGACGGCGTCGTCATAACGCCCTCGCACAATCCGCCGCAGGACGGCGGCTTCAAATACAACCCCCCGAGCGGCGGTCCCGCGGGAACGGAGATCACTAAACTGATCGAGAAACGCGCCAACGAACTCATAGAAAACAGGCTCGCGGGCGTCAGGCGCATCGGCTTCAAAGAGGCGCTCTCGCGCGCCAACGTGCGTTTCATCGACTATGTGGCGCAGTATACGGCGGAGCTTGGAGATATCATCGACATGAAGGCGATCGCCGCCTCCGGCCTCAAGATCGGGGCGGACCCGCTCGGCGGCTCAGGCATCTTCTTCTGGGAGCCGATCGCCGAAAGATACGGCCTTGATATTGAGGTCGTCAACAAATCCGTCGATCCGACCTTCTCCTTTATGCCCCTCGACCACGACGGCAAGGTGCGCATGGACTGTTCATCGCCCTGGGCGATGGCCAAGCTCGTCGCGCTCAAGGACAAATACGACATCGCCTTCGGCAACGACCCCGACTATGACCGCCACGGCATCGTCACCAGGGATGGCCTCATGCAGCCGAACGCCTACCTCGCGGTCGCCATAGAAT is drawn from Cloacibacillus porcorum and contains these coding sequences:
- a CDS encoding glycine/sarcosine/betaine reductase component B subunit, whose protein sequence is MRLEIGKFKVRDIVFGDKTAYCGGILSVNKEDALKVVCEDKYITEADLKIVHPGDMVRLCPVKDSVEFRCKVDGGEGAYPGVTSPLGQAGMGRTHVLDGVSLLSVGKHWGGFQDGLIDMGGPYQHYTIWGDMPNLVLIADTSELDEQREQQKKNHAIRWAGLRLAEHIAECVRDMEPEEVDVYDLPALNERDEKTKALPGVVYVLQPQTQMEALGYNTLVYGWDGNRMLPTFMHPNEFLDGCLVSGSFMPSSSKISTYEFSTNPMIKRLYAQHGKTINFLGVILSTLNPKMEEKARCVQIAGQIAVALGAKGAVVAEEGYGNPDVDYTAMLVELERLGIKTIGLSDEATGRDGASQPLVSMNPATDALVTTGNVSQFYEMPAMEVIGELEALARDGNSGGWEGCINPDGSCVMENNGMFCANHISGYSRRSCADF
- a CDS encoding AbgT family transporter, encoding MSGTKKSLMERFISGVERIGNKLPHPFWIFTFLIVFVVGLSAVLASANFSVTYLAASKDPTVAPAMKTVAVKSLLSLEILNKYFGNFAGVYGGFYPIGIVLIMMMAIGLAEKSGFITAAMRKMILGAPVQWIIAIVAFVGINANLASDAGVVFTPLVAAAMLKSIGMNPWIGIIAGYAAANGGYTANFFIAGTDALLAGITESICTGNNISYPISPLMNWYFLIAGTVVLTICTVIVCKYFLIPYLHGGKIDEIDASELAKHQLSADETKGLRVAGIAALIFVVALVAMALPSSSFLRNADGGFVPRSPLLNNVVALLFLFFCTIGVSYGYAAKTIKSINDIPGMMQDSLKGILSFLVVALPAAFFIELFNESQLPTVLAVKGAEILRAADISGIPLFLLFILICTCVNIFITSGVAKWLILGPVFVPMLAMVNISPAMTQLIYRIGDTCTNIISPIDYYVPVILGMLEAYRTNDNQKVGVGTLISLSIPFSIAYMIGFIALLVFWYIFNLPLGPGASIYM
- a CDS encoding amidohydrolase, with product MKDTEKRLIELRRDFHKHAESMWKEYRTASIVARHLMTLGIPVVMGDDLSVKGMQFQYPPEEKIAEEKRRAISQGAEPELVEKMCGLPGVMGIIDTGKEGPVTAFRFDIDALPFSETDAPEHRPVKENYVSVNGGSCHACGHDGHTAIGMIVAEELMKRKDSLRGRIKLIFQPAEEGGGGARGIVERGCLDDVDYFFAGHLGLTRLDGKPLPSHGIIGGTKDFLDSRRYNIIYKGKAAHPCGNPNDGKNALLASCVAALGIHTIPPHCQGEFHQNVGVMHAGSSRNTIAADSYMEVEVRGENDIVAEYGEKKMLSVVKGAAEAYEVECDVVLIGKSSSGASDDKAIEIVMRCARTIPWFTEFHDVGSVGGSDDASEMLRRVQKNGGVGSYIGLGADFTASFHDKAFDFDEGVLAPSVELFVKMVEDIHS
- the pgm gene encoding phosphoglucomutase (alpha-D-glucose-1,6-bisphosphate-dependent) yields the protein MAERPEINIPRLMAAYYTEHPDMADKGQRVSFGTSGHRGSSQKDSFNDDHIAAIAQAICEYRQEKGITGPLFMGMDTHALSEAALRTAAEVFAANGAELRMQENFTYTPTPVISHAILNWNRQQGAPAADGVVITPSHNPPQDGGFKYNPPSGGPAGTEITKLIEKRANELIENRLAGVRRIGFKEALSRANVRFIDYVAQYTAELGDIIDMKAIAASGLKIGADPLGGSGIFFWEPIAERYGLDIEVVNKSVDPTFSFMPLDHDGKVRMDCSSPWAMAKLVALKDKYDIAFGNDPDYDRHGIVTRDGLMQPNAYLAVAIEYLFTHRPLWSKAAMAGKTLVSSSMIDRVAAGLGRELYEVPVGFKWFVDGLLSGSLAFGGEESAGASFLRRDGTAWSTDKDGFIMSLLAAEITAVSGKSPSEHYRDMKERFGTPYYSRKDAPATREEKEKLKKLSPAGVTAERLAGEKITAKLTAAPGNGAPIDGLKVTAENGWFAARPSGTEDIYKIYAESFKGEEHLAAINEEARQIVAKAIA